The Raphanus sativus cultivar WK10039 chromosome 2, ASM80110v3, whole genome shotgun sequence genome includes a region encoding these proteins:
- the LOC130508688 gene encoding LOW QUALITY PROTEIN: uncharacterized protein LOC130508688 (The sequence of the model RefSeq protein was modified relative to this genomic sequence to represent the inferred CDS: inserted 2 bases in 1 codon), with translation GHFVSNITDVDFDHSLLIWHIATELCYQEEPSTKDTNRVISKMLSDYMMYLLIMQPKLMSGVADIGKVRFRDTLAEAERFYKKMSIRNSRSAKLTSVRKDPFGGQYSLSLEKILGEDMWKIISKVXLFQAASHCDGKMRIELLSKGGEFINFAWLLMAHFGLGT, from the exons ggacactttgtgtctaatataACAGATGTTGATTTTGACCATAGTCTTTTGATTTGGCACATTGCCACCGAGCTGTGTTACCAAGAAGAACCTTCCACCAAAGACACTAACCGTGTGATCAGCAAGATGCTCTCAGACTACATGATGTATCTGTTGATCATGCAGCCCAAGCTCATGTCAGGGGTAGCTGATATAGGGAAAGTCAGATTCAGAGACACCTTGGCCGAAGCTGAAAGGTTCTACAAAAAGATGAGTATCAGAAACTCCAGGAGTGCGAAACTAACCAGCGTACGTAAAGATCCTTTCGGTGGACAATA TTCACTGAGTCTGGAGAAAATTTTAGGAGAAGACATGTGGAAGATAATTAGCAAAGT CCTCTTCCAAGCAGCATCACATTGTGATGGTAAAATGCGTATAGAGCTTCTTAGCAAAGGTGGAGAGTTCATCAACTTCGCTTGGCTACTGATGGCTCACTTTGGCCTAGGGACTTGA
- the LOC108839889 gene encoding probable disease resistance protein At4g19060: MAQEIEKHKALVMDLLARSTLSKLDRKLSIIESSFTINYGYWLKGIKVDSSPAATPDTSKGRRSKTSRVETRPELPDKPIRGFVNESLFLKNFLLKRKGSQEFKALAIVGKFGVGKTTLCQDVFNDKDVKEAYLPRVWVSMYSEETKEGEDQKVAVLKRMLRSLGVEDEALDKIITDAVQENKDKQEEGHTDEEPELSRLLDALNSNLFGKRYLIVLDDVWEDNEWNQRLDDEKTLRVKPHLSRGFPKGFGGRVIVTSRDEGLAKKIVGAEENVQRLFPRSDVESVWEIYKDAFGEPMKDEKGEPMKDAVEKVVEGTTKWVVNPRYPGRYKKELMDKSGGVPWAAQMLAKMEPLKNDEDKDL; encoded by the coding sequence ATGGCTCAAGAAATAGAAAAACACAAAGCGCTGGTTATGGATCTACTAGCTAGGAGTACTTTGTCTAAATTGGATAGGAAGCTCTCTATTATTGAGTCTAGCTTTACAATAAACTATGGCTATTGGCTTAAAGGAATCAAAGTTGATTCATCACCAGCAGCAACTCCCGACACCAGTAAAGGAAGGAGATCGAAGACGAGCCGAGTGGAGACAAGACCTGAGCTCCCGGATAAACCTATCCGCGGTTTTGTAAACGAGTCCTTGTTCTTGAAGAACTTCTTGCTGAAGCGTAAGGGATCCCAAGAGTTCAAGGCGCTAGCGATCGTGGGGAAGTTCGGAGTTGGGAAGACGACCTTGTGTCAGGACGTGTTCAACGACAAAGACGTGAAAGAAGCTTATCTCCCGAGGGTGTGGGTGTCTATGTACAGCGAAGAAACTAAAGAAGGTGAAGACCAAAAGGTAGCTGTGCTGAAGAGGATGTTGAGATCGCTTGGAGTTGAAGATGAGGCGCTTGACAAAATCATAACAGATGCAGTGCAAGAGAATAAAGACAAACAAGAAGAAGGTCATACAGATGAAGAGCCGGAGCTCTCTCGGTTATTGGATGCTCTTAACTCGAATCTGTTTGGTAAAAGATATCTGATCGTGTTGGACGATGTTTGGGAGGATAACGAGTGGAACCAGAGGCTCGATGATGAGAAGACACTGCGGGTGAAACCGCATCTTTCTCGCGGGTTTCCTAAAGGGTTTGGTGGGAGAGTGATTGTGACAAGCAGAGACGAGGGCCTGGCCAAGAAGATTGTCGGAGCAGAAGAGAACGTGCAACGTTTGTTCCCGAGATCAGACGTAGAGAGCGTGTGGGAGATCTACAAAGATGCATTTGGAGAACCCATGAAAGATGAAAAGGGAGAGCCAATGAAAGATGCTGTCGAAAAGGTCGTGGAAGGTACAACAAAATGGGTAGTGAACCCGAGGTATCCAGGGAGATACAAGAAGGAGCTTATGGATAAGTCTGGTGGTGTTCCTTGGGCTGCTCAAATGCTGGCGAAGATGGAGCCTCTCAAAAATGATGAAGACAAGGACTTGTAG
- the LOC108842770 gene encoding putative disease resistance protein At4g19050, which translates to MENKEKKDLKSRDEVLNKIMDLVGKDGVPSTTVLVGEAGIGKTWLAKEVSKRVTQEASSPYNVLWLHLNKKIGDEKTLYENLAAQLSLFFEYEEGANQNEVDASPETLKKKISNEIIKTEKKNLLLVLDDEGKMTTEEHVMKELKLQNFLEDVLKDKTLKILVTRRGEIKKEESATTIKVEPLTENESRELLSDSRVLLDSYTVEDWPVLLKSLFEKGEINEPTLMSCIARKSQGLPAALVVLTKSLNSIKTLSPKQRKIFKELILSPKSLDAAAASKNAVERSRYNPVLRLSYELLKPEEKIVKRPVTACFWHVLDFYEYSGCAYYRDLIVHWMLEGYFDPVKSVEKAYQEGHSILMEFMSRGILKIQEDNTVVPEVSMRDLLDLDDCGFFGRSCLGFNRVYGGDKAKGLGRTIVIDDMIRTIQSKEEKITTLIVSGNRLRREVPNKFFERKEMQDLEVVVLFDPTFQDLVKSLSKLNKLRVLVIRDCDLIKNIDELKDLENLQVLEVSGASYLDNIADDLFKKINKLQSLNLSELSIRSSPSTIENLSMLRCFILRDCPYLQDLPNFNVDTKKLEVIDIRGARDLKSYFDRVKDWKDYKGKNKNFAHLRKLEHLDFSGTQIIRLPIFHLKDSSNDFSTMPALTRLLVQNCTELKRLPQLKPLTKLQVLDVSGSKKLVEMLEVCLEDKEELRILDISETALPELADTINDDVHLNQLLVRNCPAMKELPSIEKLTHLEVLDVSGCNKLAKIDGTFENMSYLHKVNLSGTDLSELPKGMSELANVRELVVRNCGKLEALPDLEKMIHLEILDVSGCGELKKIEGSFENMSHLCEVNLSGTKLETCPELPKQSILCSSSKRIVLANSRFLKDEEWEKIKEKLRKDPKGSSFPSLDDKAGDEKEKLVRHGDRYRVLDPEVPSGVQIVDTNRPVGDDMSKAEYVSVSDNESQNVSSILDEFGMKSVKGCWVERCKNMENLFESSPSSLEILWISNLPLLKTLDSGGSSNGGFKNLRKLSIDCCRNIETLFTGASQVPVNLEVLRVKFCDKLKKMFDVEEAVELPKLWKLYLLDLPVLTSDGVKFPSLSQEKYTKEKCPRFTATFVELKMGTKITEEASSSKDQPHEDIAPEIQTPTESAKTTGSVQQQDECLPCLN; encoded by the exons ATGgagaacaaagagaaaaaagatCTGAAAAGCAGAGACGAGGTTCTCAACAAGATAATGGATTTAGTGGGAAAAGACGGTGTCCCTTCAACAACTGTCCTCGTTGGTGAAGCTGGCATAGGGAAGACGTGGCTTGCAAAAGAAGTCAGCAAACGTGTGACGCAAGAAGCCTCTTCACCTTACAATGTCCTCTGGTTACATCTGAACAAGAAGATTGGAGACGAGAAGACACTTTACGAGAATCTAGCTGCTCAGTTATCCTTGTTTTTCGAGTACGAGGAAGGCGCAAATCAAAACGAGGTTGATGCTTCACCAGAaaccttgaagaagaagatatcaaACGAGATCATCAAAACCGAGAAGAAGAATCTTCTGCTGGTTCTGGATGATGAAGGAAAAATGACAACTGAGGAACATGTAATGAAAGAGCTAAAGCTCCAAAACTTTCTGGAGGATGTTCTGAAAGACAAAACTCTAAAGATTCTAGTCACGAGAAGAGGTGAGATAAAAAAGGAAGAGTCAGCCACAACGATCAAAGTCGAACCGCTTACAGAAAACGAGTCACGGGAACTACTCAGTGATTCTCGGGTCTTACTTGATTCCTACACCGTTGAAGACTGGCCTGTTCTGCTGAAGAGCCTCTTCGAAAAAGGAGAGATCAACGAACCTACTCTGATGTCTTGTATCGCAAGGAAGAGCCAGGGCTTACCCGCTGCACTTGTTGTCTTAACCAAGTCTTTAAACAGCATCAAGACTCTATCTCCAAAACAGAGGAAGATCTTCAAAGAACTGATCTTATCCCCCAAGTCACTAGACGCAGCTGCTGCTTCCAAGAATGCAGTAGAACGCAGCCGCTACAATCCCGTCTTGCGCTTAAGCTACGAGCTGTTAAAGCCCGAGGAAAAGATCGTAAAAAGACCGGTCACCGCTTGCTTTTGGCATGTCCTGGACTTCTACGAGTACTCCGGATGCGCCTACTACCGAGACCTAATCGTGCACTGGATGCTCGAAGGATACTTTGATCCGGTCAAGTCGGTTGAGAAAGCTTACCAGGAAGGACACAGCATCTTGATGGAGTTTATGAGCAGAGGAATCTTGAAGATACAAGAAGACAACACGGTGGTTCCAGAGGTGTCTATGAGGGATCTTCTAGATCTCGACGACTGTGGCTTCTTCGGAAGATCTTGTCTCGGTTTCAACAGAGTTTACGGTGGAGACAAGGCAAAAGGACTTGGGAGAACCATCGTAATCGACGACATGATCAGGACCATCCAATCTAAGGAGGAGAAGATCACAACGCTTATCGTCAGCGGGAACCGTCTACGCAGAGAGGTTCCAAACAAGTTCTTCGAAAGAAAAGAGATGCAAGATCTCGAAGTCGTTGTCCTATTCGACCCGACTTTCCAAGATCTTGTTAAGTCTCTATCTAAACTAAATAAACTCCGAGTACTGGTGATCAGAGACTGCGACCTGATCAAGAACATAGACGAGCTCAAGGATCTTGAAAACCTACAGGTTCTTGAGGTCTCTGGTGCAAGTTATCTAGATAACATAGCTGATGATCTCTTCAAGAAAATCAACAAGCTTCAAAGCCTTAACCTCTCAGAGCTTTCGATCAGGTCCTCCCCATCCACGATCGAAAACCTAAGCATGCTACGTTGCTTCATACTAAGAGACTGCCCTTATCTACAAGATCTTCCCAACTTCAACGTTGACACGAAAAAGCTAGAAGTCATCGACATCCGCGGAGCTAGAGACCTCAAGTCTTACTTCGACAGAGTTAAAGACTGGAAAGACTACAAAGGCAAGAACAAGAACTTCGCTCACCTCCGGAAGCTCGAACACTTGGACTTCTCGGGGACTCAGATCATCCGCCTAccgatctttcatctcaaagaCTCTTCCAACGATTTCAGCACCATGCCTGCACTGACACGCCTCTTGGTGCAAAACTGCACGGAGCTCAAGAGGCTCCCGCAGCTCAAGCCCTTGACTAAACTCCAGGTTCTCGACGTCTCTGGTTCTAAGAAGCTGGTGGAGATGCTCGAAGTGTGTTTGGAGGACAAGGAAGAGCTTAGAATCCTCGACATCTCGGAGACAGCTCTCCCTGAGTTAGCAGACACGATCAACGACGACGTCCATCTCAACCAGCTTCTCGTAAGGAACTGCCCCGCGATGAAAGAGCTTCCGAGCATCGAGAAGCTGACGCACCTCGAGGTTTTGGATGTTTCCGGGTGCAACAAGCTGGCGAAGATCGACGGGACCTTTGAGAATATGTCTTACCTCCACAAAGTGAATCTTTCGGGTACGGATCTAAGCGAGCTACCTAAAGGAATGTCGGAGCTAGCTAACGTCAGAGAGCTCGTCGTAAGAAACTGCGGCAAGCTAGAGGCCCTTCCAGATCTCGAGAAGATGATACATCTCGAGATCCTGGATGTTTCGGGCTGCGGCGAGCTGAAGAAAATCGAAGGATCGTTCGAGAACATGTCTCACCTCTGCGAGGTGAACCTCTCTGGGACTAAGCTGGAAACATGTCCCGAGTTGCCGAAACAGAGCATCCTCTGTTCTTCTTCGAAACGCATCGTTCTCGCGAATTCGAGGTTTTTAAAGGACGAAGAGTGGGAGAAGATAAAGGAGAAACTGAGAAAGGATCCCAAGGGCTCTAGCTTCCCTAGTCTAGACGACAAAGCGGGAGATGAGAAAGAGAAGCTTGTTCGTCACGGAGATAGATACAGAGTTCTCGACCCTGAAGTTCCTTCGGGTGTCCAGATCGTTGACACTAACAGACCAGTGGGTGATGATATGTCCAAAGCAGAGTATGTCTCTGTTTCTGATAATGAATCCCAAAACGTATCTTCAATCCTCGACGAGTTTGGAATGAAATCTGTAAAGGGTTGTTGGGTAGAGAGGTGCAAGAACATGGAGAATCTCTTCGAGTCATCACCGTCATCACTGGAGATTCTCTGGATCTCGAATCTTCCATTGCTCAAAACATTAGACAGTGGAGGTAGTAGTAATGGAGGATTCAAGAACCTTAGGAAGCTAAGTATAGACTGTTGTCGAAACATCGAGACGCTCTTTACTGGAGCCTCTCAAGTTCCTGTAAACCTTGAGGTTCTACGTGTGAAGTTTTGTGATAAGCTGAAGAAAATGTTCGATGTAGAAGAAGCAGTAGAGCTACCGAAGCTTTGGAAGCTGTACCTTCTTGATTTGCCTGTTTTGACATCGGATGGAGTTAAGTTTCCGAGTCTGAGTCAGGAGAAGTACACAAAGGAGAAGTGTCCGAGATTTACAGCTACCTTTGTGGAACTGAAGATGGGAACGAAGATAACAGAAGAAGCTTCATCTTCAAAGGACCAGCCTCACGA GGACATTGCGCCTGAAATTCAAACTCCTACTGAGTCCGCAAAAACAACAGGCTCAGTTCAGCAACAAGACGAATGCCTCCCTTGTCTGAATTAA
- the LOC108842739 gene encoding probable methyltransferase PMT21: MKYKDEKYEKAEKGSLKVLPKTVLLILLCGLSFYLGGLYYGKNKLQVNNVAKAGSSLDVDNSPQVKSVSFSECSSDYQDYTPCTDPRKWKKYGTHRLTFMERHCPPVFDRKQCLVPPPNGYKPPIRWPKSKNECWYRNVPYDWINKQKSNQHWLKKEGEKFIFPGGGTMFPNGVSAYVDLMQDLIPEMKDGTIRTAIDTGCGVASWGGDLLDRGILTVSLAPRDNHEAQVQFALERGIPAILGIISTQRLPFPSNSFDMAHCSRCLIPWTEFGGVYLLEIHRILRPGGFWVLSGPPVNYENRWKGWDTTVEEQRSNYEKLQDLLSSMCFKLYAKKDDIAVWQKSPDNMCYNKLSNDPDAYPPKCDDSLEPDSAWYTPLRPCVVVPSPKLKKTDLESTPKWPERLHSTPERISDVPGGNGGLFKRDDSKWKTRAKHYKKLLPAVGSDKIRNVMDMNTAYGGLAAALVDDPLWVMNVVSSYAANTLPVVFDRGLIGTYHDWCEAFSTYPRTYDLLHVDGLFTSENQRCEMKYVMLEMDRILRPNGYAIIRESSYFADTIASVAKELRWSCRKEKTESESESEKLLICQKKLWYSSNATSETK; the protein is encoded by the exons ATGAAGTATAAGGATGAGAAGTACGAGAAAGCTGAGAAAGGTTCATTGAAGGTCTTGCCCAAGACTGTGTTACTGATTCTGCTATGTGGGCTTTCATTCTACCTCGGTGGACTTTATTATGGGAAGAACAAACTCCAAGTTAACAATGTTGCAAAAGCTGGATCTTCCTTGGACGTTGACAACTCTCCTCAAGTCAAATCCGTTTCTTTCTCGGAGTGTAGCAGTGACTACCAAGATTACACTCCCTGCACAGATCCAAGG AAATGGAAGAAGTATGGTACTCACAGGCTTACCTTCATGGAACGCCATTGTCCTCCTGTGTTTGATAGAAAGCAGTGTCTTGTTCCTCCTCCTAATGGGTATAAGCCACCGATAAGATGGCCTAAGAGCAAAAACGAATGTTGGTACAG GAATGTGCCATATGATTGGATCAACAAGCAGAAATCTAACCAGCATTGGCTAAAGAAAGAGGGTGAGAAGTTTATTTTCCCTGGTGGAGGTACAATGTTTCCAAATGGAGTTAGCGCTTACGTCGATTTGATGCAAGATTTGATCCCTGAAATGAAAGATGGGACTATAAGAACTGCCATTGACACTGGTTGTGGG GTTGCAAGCTGGGGAGGAGACCTTTTGGACCGTGGTATCCTCACAGTGTCACTAGCACCAAGAGACAACCATGAAGCCCAAGTCCAGTTTGCTCTAGAACGTGGAATTCCTGCGATTCTCGGCATCATTTCAACTCAACGTCTCCCTTTCCCTTCAAACTCATTCGATATGGCTCATTGCTCAAGATGCCTTATTCCATGGACTGAGTTTG GTGGGGTCTATCTTCTGGAGATTCACCGTATTCTAAGACCTGGTGGCTTCTGGGTCTTGTCTGGTCCACCAGTCAACTACGAGAACCGTTGGAAAGGTTGGGACACGACCGTTGAAGAGCAGAGATCAAACTACGAGAAGCTGCAGGATCTGTTATCATCAATGTGCTTCAAATTGTATGCCAAGAAAGACGATATCGCAGTGTGGCAAAAATCTCCAGACAACATGTGTTACAACAAATTGTCCAACGACCCTGATGCATACCCGCCAAAATGTGACGATAGCCTGGAGCCAGACTCTGCTTGGTACACGCCGTTACGCCCTTGCGTTGTGGTTCCAAGCCCTAAGCTTAAGAAGACAGATTTGGAATCTACTCCCAAGTGGCCGGAGAGGTTGCACTCAACTCCTGAAAGGATCTCTGATGTTCCTGGAGGAAATGGTGGCTTGTTTAAGCGAGACGATAGCAAATGGAAAACGAGGGCTAAGCATTACAAGAAGCTGTTACCAGCTGTTGGCTCTGATAAGATCCGGAATGTGATGGATATGAACACTGCTTATGGTGGTTTAGCTGCTGCTCTGGTCGATGATCCTCTGTGGGTTATGAACGTTGTCTCTTCTTACGCTGCAAATACACTTCCCGTTGTGTTTGATCGTGGATTGATTGGAACTTACCACGACTG GTGTGAAGCTTTCTCGACATATCCGAGAACTTACGATCTTCTTCACGTTGATGGGCTGTTTACATCTGAAAACCAAAG GTGTGAGATGAAATATGTAATGCTGGAAATGGATCGGATCTTGCGTCCAAACGGGTATGCGATCATACGAGAATCAAGCTACTTCGCGGACACCATTGCATCAGTCGCTAAAGAACTGAGATGGAGTTGCCGTAAGGAGAAAACAGAGTCGGAATCAGAGAGTGAGAAGCTCTTGATTTGCCAGAAGAAGCTTTGGTATTCATCTAACGCAACTTCagaaacaaaatag
- the LOC108843090 gene encoding uncharacterized protein LOC108843090 has product MDSEDTKKKQKRVFSLLALRFCTVIGFWIIVFFVLSFLLGVLVIILGELWVSSSSSSTASLASRCKILSSSVDLRSSKVCGIGLLNSKAQHVFHPFERDKFRCRYDYYWASVFKVEYKDHLMGQTRLAFSEAPNEALPPECRPNFGAALLTKDNFKVNETYDCWYTLGIPKIKLYQDGFFGCQPNDLSFTDIFKQYAVLVSKLIQSWFNGKGRPKFWRYDVIAGVVSGFSTSIIAVFIVRILSDAKSWFPRACCSVKSQLSKVNLLVQVKRACLVIVYFYILGWMATQYLKILFPQA; this is encoded by the exons ATGGATTCGGAAGATacgaagaagaagcaaaagaggGTTTTCTCTTTGTTAGCTTTACGATTCTGTACAGTGATAGGATTCTGGatcatcgtcttcttcgtcTTGTCGTTTCTGTTAGGAGTGTTAGTGATTATACTCGGTGAATTgtgggtttcttcttcttcttcttccaccgCCTCTCTTGCTTCCCGCTGCAAGATTCTTTCCAGCT CTGTTGATCTTAGGTCTTCCAAAGTGTGCGGCATTGGACTTTTGAACAGCAAAGCACAACATGTGTTTCACCCTTTTGAGAGAGATAAATTCAGATGTCGCTATGATTACTATTGGGCTTCTGTCTTCAAA GTAGAATATAAAGATCACTTAATGGGTCAAACGAGGCTAGCCTTCTCAGAAGCACCAAATGAAGCCCTTCCTCCTGAGTGCAGACCTAACTTTGGTGCTGCTTTGCTTACCAAAGATAACTTCAAg GTGAATGAGACTTACGATTGCTGGTACACATTAGGGATTCCAAAAATCAAGCTTTATCAGGACGGCTTTTTCGGCTGCCAACCAAATGATCTTTCTTTCACCGACATTTTTAAACAATACGCTGTCTT aGTCTCCAAGTTAATACAGTCCTGGTTCAATGGAAAAGGAAGACCAAAGTTCTGGAGATATGATGTGATCGCTGGCGTTGTATCTGGCTTCTCAACTTCCATCATCGCAGTCTTCATCGTCCGGATCTTAAGTGATGCAAAATCTTGGTTCCCTCGAGCTTGTTGTTCGGTTAAGAGCCAGCTGTCTAAAGTGAATCTCTTGGTACAAGTGAAGCGTGCGTGTTTGGTCATTGTTTACTTCTACATTCTCGGATGGATGGCTACACAGTACTTGAAAATTCTGTTTCCACAGGCTTAG
- the LOC108843091 gene encoding uncharacterized protein LOC108843091, producing MAGGSESGGGGGTTSGASADLHSAARSGDLAAVQLIISSNPLAVNSRDKHSRTPLHLAAWAGHHEVVSYLCKNKADVGAAAVDDMGAIHFASQKGHLEVVRTLLSVGVSLKSITRKGLTPLHYAAQGSHLDLVKYLVKKGANVRATTKAGKNPADVAGNPETQSFLEECEEQARKDKVKKNSQKKTEEVKKPESSSVEGAADKGLKRKDSEDDGNEQEEEKVEASSKAKKPKVVLRHLQEETDDTEADQEEVST from the exons ATGGCAGGCGGAAGCGAaagcggcggcggcggcggaacAACATCAGGAGCATCGGCGGATCTTCACTCCGCGGCGAGATCCGGTGATTTAGCGGCAGTTCAACTAATCATCAGCTCTAATCCTCTGGCCGTCAATTCTAGGGATAAACACTCTCGGACTCC ACTACACTTGGCAGCATGGGCAGGGCACCACGAGGTCGTGAGCTACTTATGCAAGAACAAAGCCGATGTTGGTGCTGCAGCAGTGGATGATATGGGTGCGATCCACTTTGCTTCTCAGAAGGGACACTTGGAAGTTGTGAGAACTCTACTGTCCGTCGGAGTTTCTTTGAAGTCCATCACTCGCAAGGGACTGACACCTCTTCACTACGCTGCTCAAGGTTCTCACTTGGACCTCGTCAAGTACTTGGTTAAGAAAGGAGCCAATGTCAGAGCCACGACTAAGGCCGGGAAGAATCCTGCGGATGTTGCGGGGAACCCTGAAACGCAAAGCTTCCTTGAAGAATGCGAAGAGCAAGCGAGGAAAGATAAGGTGAAGAAGAACAGTCAGAAAAAGACAGAGGAAGTGAAGAAACCAGAGAGTTCTAGTGTCGAAGGAGCAGCTGACAAGGGTTTGAAAAGAAAGGATTCTGAGGATGATGGGAACGAGCAGGAGGAAGAGAAAGTAGAAGCTTCTTCGAAAGCGAAGAAGCCAAAAGTTGTTCTTCGTCATCTTCAAGAGGAGACTGATGACACCGAAGCTGATCAAGAAGAAGTGTCTACTTGA